In Paraburkholderia terrae, a genomic segment contains:
- a CDS encoding aldehyde dehydrogenase (NADP(+)), which yields MQLTGDMLIGQQAVHGADRALRAFNPSTGKEIDTPVFGSGTVEDVSRACELAAHAFDAYRHLPLSQRAEFLERIADGITALGDALTERAHAESGLPKARLEGERARTVGQLKLFANEVRAGQWLAATLDSPLPERKPLPRSDLRMQKIPVGPVAVFGASNFPLAFSVAGGDTAAALAAGCPVVVKAHRAHLGTSEMVGCVIQRVAAEMNLPEGVFSMIVGAGSTVGEALVAHPAIKAVGFTGSRAGGTSLMKVAANRPEPIPVYAEMSSINPVFLLPVAVAARGEAIARGFVDSLALGAGQFCTNPGLVIGIDGPELRAFTQAAAQALDQKPAQTMLTSGIHAAYQEGEARLAAIEGVEPVAHGLEATGPTQACAALFVTDAAVFLKKPELEDEVFGPASTIVRCKDEQELLAVAEHLAGQLTATIAMDRDDVQLAKKLVPILERKAGRLLVNGFPTGVEVCHAMVHGGPFPATADSRVTSVGSTSIDRFLRPVCYQDFPAELLPQALADDNPLGLWRRRDGQIVNA from the coding sequence GTGCAATTGACGGGTGACATGCTGATCGGGCAGCAGGCAGTTCATGGCGCAGACAGGGCGCTGCGCGCATTCAATCCATCGACGGGCAAGGAGATCGACACGCCCGTGTTCGGCAGCGGCACGGTAGAGGACGTCTCGCGCGCCTGCGAGCTGGCCGCGCACGCTTTCGACGCCTACCGGCATCTTCCGCTTTCACAGCGGGCCGAGTTTCTGGAGCGGATCGCGGATGGCATCACGGCGCTCGGCGACGCGTTGACCGAACGCGCGCACGCCGAATCCGGGCTGCCGAAGGCGCGGCTGGAAGGCGAGCGCGCACGTACAGTGGGGCAGTTGAAGCTGTTCGCGAATGAAGTGCGCGCGGGCCAATGGCTCGCAGCGACGCTCGATTCGCCGTTGCCCGAGCGCAAGCCGTTGCCGCGCTCGGATCTGCGCATGCAGAAGATTCCCGTTGGGCCGGTGGCCGTGTTCGGCGCGAGCAACTTTCCGCTCGCGTTCTCGGTGGCGGGCGGCGACACGGCGGCGGCGCTGGCCGCCGGATGCCCGGTCGTGGTCAAGGCGCATCGTGCTCACCTCGGTACGTCGGAGATGGTCGGGTGCGTCATTCAGCGCGTGGCGGCTGAAATGAACTTGCCCGAAGGCGTGTTCTCGATGATCGTCGGCGCGGGCAGCACGGTCGGCGAGGCGCTCGTCGCGCATCCCGCCATCAAGGCGGTCGGCTTCACGGGCTCGCGCGCGGGCGGCACGTCGCTGATGAAGGTCGCGGCGAATCGTCCCGAGCCCATTCCCGTCTACGCGGAAATGAGCAGTATCAATCCTGTGTTCCTGCTGCCCGTTGCTGTCGCGGCACGCGGCGAGGCGATCGCGCGTGGCTTTGTCGATTCGCTCGCGCTCGGCGCGGGGCAGTTCTGTACGAATCCTGGGTTGGTGATCGGGATCGACGGTCCCGAACTGCGCGCGTTCACACAAGCCGCGGCGCAGGCGCTCGATCAGAAGCCCGCGCAGACGATGCTCACGTCGGGCATTCATGCCGCGTATCAGGAGGGCGAGGCGAGGCTCGCTGCAATCGAAGGTGTCGAGCCCGTTGCGCATGGTCTCGAAGCGACGGGGCCGACGCAGGCGTGCGCGGCGCTGTTCGTCACCGATGCGGCCGTCTTTCTGAAAAAGCCCGAACTGGAAGACGAGGTGTTCGGTCCCGCATCGACCATCGTACGGTGCAAGGACGAGCAGGAACTTCTCGCGGTGGCGGAGCACCTCGCGGGACAACTGACGGCGACGATTGCAATGGATCGCGACGACGTGCAACTCGCGAAGAAGCTGGTGCCGATTCTGGAGCGCAAGGCGGGGCGTCTGCTCGTCAACGGTTTCCCGACGGGTGTCGAAGTGTGTCACGCGATGGTGCATGGCGGGCCGTTCCCGGCAACGGCGGACAGCCGCGTGACGTCCGTCGGTTCGACGTCGATCGACCGCTTTCTGCGTCCTGTGTGCTATCAGGATTTTCCGGCTGAGCTGCTGCCGCAGGCGCTGGCCGACGACAATCCGCTCGGACTCTGGCGTCGTCGCGACGGGCAGATCGTCAACGCGTGA
- a CDS encoding FadR/GntR family transcriptional regulator: protein MAASAAPGSTPRRARGSLADQVVAYVNEQVSSHALKPGDQLPTETTLMSLLGVSRTVVREAISRLQANRVIETRHGIGSFVLEPRREPLGLDMVPATTLNDVLSVLELRISLETECAGLAAQRASERDIAKIRAALDAIEETSRVGGDSTAADLRFHISIATATGNRYFVDILTQLGTALIPRHRVDSAGLAQSDPNAYMARVNLEHENILDAIARKDPDGARAAMRMHLSSSRERLRRASAQAEEAAATRAL from the coding sequence ATGGCCGCGTCTGCAGCACCAGGTTCGACCCCACGGCGGGCACGCGGGAGCCTTGCTGATCAGGTCGTCGCCTATGTCAACGAGCAGGTTAGTTCGCACGCGCTAAAGCCGGGCGATCAACTGCCAACCGAAACAACGCTGATGTCCTTGCTCGGCGTCAGCCGCACCGTCGTGCGCGAAGCCATTTCGCGTCTGCAGGCCAATCGCGTGATCGAAACGCGCCACGGGATCGGCAGTTTCGTACTGGAACCGCGCCGCGAGCCACTCGGTCTGGACATGGTGCCCGCCACCACGTTGAACGACGTGCTGTCGGTGCTGGAATTGCGCATCAGCCTCGAGACGGAATGCGCGGGGCTCGCCGCGCAGCGCGCAAGCGAACGCGATATCGCGAAGATTCGCGCGGCGCTCGATGCCATCGAAGAAACGAGCCGCGTCGGCGGTGACAGCACGGCCGCCGATCTGCGCTTTCACATTTCAATTGCGACCGCGACGGGCAACCGCTATTTCGTCGACATTCTCACGCAGTTGGGCACGGCGCTGATTCCGCGGCATCGCGTGGATTCGGCCGGGCTCGCGCAAAGCGATCCCAACGCCTATATGGCGCGCGTGAATCTCGAACACGAAAATATTCTCGATGCGATCGCGCGCAAAGATCCTGATGGTGCGCGCGCGGCGATGCGCATGCATCTGTCGAGCAGCCGTGAGCGTCTGCGCCGCGCAAGCGCACAGGCGGAAGAAGCGGCGGCGACACGCGCGCTGTAA
- a CDS encoding porin: MKRTAIAAVALTLSSMTIAAHAQNSVTLYGLIDAGIGYVHNADSNSNLTGMINGNLSGDRWGLKGSEDLGGGLKTIFALESGFDVGTGKMGQGSRLFGRQAYVGFQGDKWGTVTLGRQYDPITDTVQGVTADNYFGSTFATPGDVDNNDNSARVSNAVKYVSPNYAGFQFEGLYAFSGVAGQTGQGYTYSGAATYSVGNLSLAAGYLRATNNSATGGRTSWSSSTTDSIFDSHINDGYVSAKSVSIAQLGGQYVLGSVTLGASYSNTQLKADASSSFSTTEKYNSGKAFVAYQATPALIAGVGYAYTAASGDTSAHYHQVSLGADYNLSKRTDLYAVAAYQHANGTQRLSDGTTQAAQASIGSYGYNGTSTQEIAIVGIRHKF; encoded by the coding sequence ATGAAAAGAACTGCAATTGCGGCTGTTGCACTCACGTTGAGCTCGATGACGATCGCGGCTCATGCACAGAACAGCGTCACGCTCTACGGGCTTATCGATGCAGGTATCGGCTACGTTCACAACGCCGACTCGAACAGCAACCTGACGGGCATGATCAACGGCAACCTCAGCGGCGACCGCTGGGGCCTGAAGGGCAGTGAAGATCTCGGCGGCGGACTGAAGACGATCTTCGCGCTGGAAAGCGGCTTCGATGTCGGCACGGGCAAGATGGGTCAGGGTTCGCGCCTGTTCGGCCGCCAGGCTTACGTGGGCTTCCAGGGCGACAAGTGGGGCACCGTCACGCTGGGCCGTCAGTACGACCCGATCACGGATACGGTTCAGGGCGTCACCGCCGACAACTACTTCGGCTCCACGTTCGCGACGCCGGGTGACGTCGACAACAACGACAACAGCGCGCGCGTGTCGAACGCCGTCAAGTATGTGTCGCCGAACTACGCGGGCTTCCAGTTCGAAGGCCTGTATGCATTCAGCGGCGTGGCTGGCCAGACGGGCCAAGGCTACACGTATAGCGGCGCGGCGACGTACTCGGTCGGCAACCTGTCGCTGGCGGCAGGCTATCTGCGCGCAACCAACAACTCCGCAACGGGCGGGCGCACGAGCTGGTCGAGCAGCACGACGGACTCGATCTTCGACAGCCACATCAACGACGGTTACGTGAGCGCGAAATCGGTCAGCATCGCTCAACTGGGCGGCCAGTACGTACTCGGCTCGGTGACGCTGGGCGCGTCGTACAGCAACACGCAACTGAAGGCCGATGCAAGCTCGAGCTTCTCGACGACCGAGAAGTACAACAGCGGCAAGGCATTCGTCGCGTACCAGGCAACGCCCGCGTTGATCGCCGGCGTGGGCTATGCGTACACGGCGGCATCGGGCGATACGTCGGCGCATTATCACCAGGTCAGCCTGGGCGCGGACTACAACCTGTCCAAGCGCACCGACCTCTACGCCGTCGCAGCGTATCAGCATGCCAACGGCACGCAGCGTCTGTCCGATGGCACGACGCAGGCAGCGCAGGCATCGATCGGCTCGTATGGCTATAACGGCACGAGCACGCAAGAGATCGCGATTGTGGGTATTCGCCACAAGTTCTGA
- a CDS encoding flagellin domain-containing protein, whose protein sequence is MLNINTNIMSLTAQNNLSGSQSALSHAINRLSSGKRVNTAADDAAGLAISTTQTASINALTQGAANANNGISMVQTTNGALQSIVSNLQRIRQLAVEAGDGSLDSNALANLQSEVSTRLTEITRVAQQTTFNGQSVLSGIGTIDFQIGAFDNQQITADFGSQKWDAGSLGVSGLSVSNASGAQAAMSTIDSVLTSVNTFQATLGATQNTFQAAISTTNTQATNMSSARSQITDADFATETANLSKAQVLQQAGISVLAQANSMPQTVLKLLE, encoded by the coding sequence ATGCTGAACATCAACACCAACATCATGTCGCTGACGGCGCAGAACAACCTGTCGGGCTCGCAAAGCGCGCTCTCGCACGCGATCAACCGTCTGTCGTCGGGCAAGCGCGTAAATACCGCCGCCGACGACGCGGCCGGTCTCGCGATTTCGACGACGCAAACGGCGTCGATCAATGCACTGACGCAAGGGGCTGCGAATGCGAACAACGGCATTTCGATGGTGCAGACGACGAACGGCGCGCTGCAATCGATCGTCAGTAACCTGCAGCGTATTCGCCAGCTCGCAGTGGAGGCGGGCGACGGATCGCTCGACTCGAACGCGCTGGCGAACCTGCAGTCGGAAGTGTCGACCCGCTTGACAGAAATCACGCGCGTCGCGCAACAGACCACGTTCAACGGCCAGTCCGTTCTGAGCGGCATCGGTACGATCGACTTCCAGATCGGCGCATTCGACAACCAGCAGATCACGGCCGACTTTGGCTCGCAGAAATGGGATGCAGGCAGCCTCGGCGTCAGCGGCCTGTCGGTTTCGAACGCATCGGGCGCTCAGGCCGCGATGAGTACGATCGATAGCGTTCTCACGAGCGTCAACACCTTCCAGGCAACGCTCGGCGCGACGCAGAACACGTTCCAGGCTGCCATCTCGACGACGAACACGCAAGCAACGAACATGAGCTCCGCGCGTTCGCAGATCACCGACGCGGACTTCGCGACCGAAACGGCGAATCTGTCGAAGGCACAGGTGCTGCAGCAGGCGGGCATCTCGGTGCTGGCGCAGGCCAATTCGATGCCGCAGACCGTTCTGAAGCTGCTCGAGTAA
- a CDS encoding GGDEF domain-containing protein, protein MPAFDLRTVILMSSVMPGLMALVMFSLGRGFPANIRGVGHWASGALIVSLSAILLALRGGIGDWLSIVVANVGLILGTGLWLIGSQLFYGLRPSRRFIALLLVIGVIAMSWMTWVHPSVAGRTLCMSAILTATFGMNSLTMLRFGKGSNTALYVGSMQLVQTVATAVRGISMFVPAWASAGLFAPDFIQKIYLITSALMSLTVTVGLMFVAMDRLRNQLEQQSFMDPLTGLLNRRAFLSAHQQEREKTMRTGGLLSLLLIDLDHFKRVNDTYGHATGDRILIDFAKRVADLLPAPGHVARWGGEEFAVLLPRVLPDEARDHAERIRQRVAQKDDATLPGYTCSIGVACMAASDATIEQLARDADEALYNAKRGGRNCVQLSDHVILI, encoded by the coding sequence ATGCCAGCCTTCGATCTTCGCACCGTCATTCTGATGTCGTCAGTCATGCCAGGCTTGATGGCGCTCGTCATGTTTTCGCTGGGGCGCGGGTTTCCGGCAAATATTCGCGGCGTCGGGCATTGGGCTTCGGGTGCGCTGATCGTGTCGTTGTCGGCGATATTGCTGGCGTTGCGCGGCGGCATCGGCGACTGGCTTTCGATTGTCGTCGCCAACGTCGGCCTGATTCTCGGCACAGGGTTGTGGCTGATCGGCAGCCAGTTGTTTTATGGGCTCCGTCCGTCGAGGCGCTTCATCGCGCTGCTGCTCGTAATCGGCGTGATCGCGATGAGCTGGATGACGTGGGTGCATCCTTCCGTGGCGGGACGTACGCTGTGCATGTCCGCCATTCTCACGGCGACGTTCGGCATGAACAGCCTCACGATGCTGCGTTTCGGCAAAGGCAGCAACACGGCGCTCTACGTCGGCTCCATGCAACTGGTGCAGACGGTCGCGACCGCGGTGCGCGGCATCTCGATGTTCGTGCCGGCTTGGGCGAGCGCCGGACTGTTTGCTCCCGACTTCATCCAGAAGATCTATCTGATTACGAGCGCGTTGATGTCGCTGACGGTGACGGTCGGCTTGATGTTCGTCGCGATGGACAGATTGCGTAACCAGCTCGAACAGCAGTCGTTCATGGACCCGCTGACGGGGTTGCTGAATCGTCGCGCGTTTCTGAGCGCGCATCAGCAGGAACGCGAGAAGACGATGCGCACGGGCGGACTGCTGTCGCTGCTGCTGATCGATCTCGATCACTTCAAGCGGGTCAACGATACATATGGGCACGCCACGGGCGATCGCATCCTGATCGACTTCGCGAAGCGCGTCGCCGATCTGTTGCCGGCGCCGGGGCATGTCGCGCGCTGGGGCGGCGAGGAGTTCGCCGTACTGTTGCCGCGCGTGCTTCCCGACGAGGCGAGGGACCACGCCGAACGTATCCGCCAGCGCGTCGCGCAGAAAGACGATGCGACGCTGCCCGGCTATACATGCAGTATCGGTGTCGCGTGCATGGCCGCGAGCGACGCGACCATCGAGCAACTGGCAAGAGATGCCGACGAAGCGCTGTATAACGCGAAACGCGGCGGGCGTAATTGCGTCCAGCTCAGCGACCACGTGATCCTGATCTAG
- a CDS encoding GntR family transcriptional regulator, which yields MSDLRIDRNAKTLRELTLDKLRGAIVQGYFRPGARLVERTLCDELGVSRTVVREVLRHLETEGLVEIVARQGPIVARLDPAQVGEIYELRGLLEANAARACAEQSTPELVQQLRDIRKTIEDAFEKEDLPRVLDYTERFYEAMFEGAQKHVSLTVVKTLNARINRLRALTIAVPGRGGESNREMNKLLDAIERRDGDAASAASFAHIRRTAELALNALAQQDESTDNA from the coding sequence ATGTCAGACCTCAGAATCGACCGCAACGCGAAGACGCTGCGCGAACTTACGCTCGACAAACTGCGCGGCGCGATCGTGCAAGGGTATTTCCGGCCGGGCGCACGGCTCGTCGAACGCACGCTGTGCGATGAACTGGGCGTGAGCCGGACGGTGGTGCGCGAAGTGCTGCGGCACCTGGAGACGGAAGGGCTCGTCGAGATCGTCGCGCGGCAGGGGCCGATCGTCGCGCGGCTGGACCCGGCGCAGGTCGGCGAAATTTATGAGCTGCGCGGTTTGCTCGAAGCCAACGCGGCACGCGCCTGCGCAGAACAGTCGACGCCCGAACTCGTGCAGCAACTGCGTGACATCCGCAAGACCATCGAAGACGCCTTCGAGAAAGAAGACCTGCCGCGCGTGCTCGATTACACCGAACGCTTCTACGAGGCGATGTTCGAAGGCGCGCAAAAACATGTGTCGCTGACTGTCGTGAAGACGCTTAACGCGCGTATCAACCGGTTGCGCGCGTTGACTATCGCGGTGCCGGGGCGCGGCGGCGAGTCGAATCGCGAGATGAACAAGCTGCTTGATGCCATCGAACGGCGCGATGGCGACGCGGCGTCGGCGGCGTCGTTTGCGCATATCAGGCGCACTGCGGAACTCGCGCTGAACGCGCTCGCGCAGCAGGACGAATCGACCGACAACGCCTGA